A region from the Drosophila takahashii strain IR98-3 E-12201 chromosome 2L, DtakHiC1v2, whole genome shotgun sequence genome encodes:
- the LOC108059407 gene encoding uncharacterized protein isoform X2, with product MYYDMVIEFMWSQSFLKSLVYESLGLFDLPDMKETYSKYVRHILRNECSVMMISEDETQIKAVGLLEWMTEEWHSWVFFPSSMPRNLFQQIIMMKKKLIDATKKNLGMTTYDSLVVHEIAFPDELYFNRDFLMTIFDVFGYVAQHMHMPRVSFIALSSVDQEATSLIEYDEIGRTIYSIYKVGNTRPFDILRELDEMYALLYELPVSPILKYVEMPGFEEFHEALDAKMAKEAAEKRHDDEF from the exons AT gtactACGACATGGTGATCGAGTTCATGTGGTCTCAATCGTTTCTGAAAAGCCTGGTCTACGAGAGTCTGGGACTGTTCGATCTGCCGGACATGAAGGAGACATATTCTAA ATATGTGCGGCACATTCTGCGAAACGAGTGTTCGGTGATGATGATCAGTGAGGACGAGACGCAGATAAAGGCAGTGGGCCTGCTCGAATGGATGACGGAGGAGTGGCACTCCTG GGTTTTCTTTCCCTCCTCGATGCCCCGGAATCTCTTCCAGCAGATCATAATGATGAAGAAGAAGCTTATCGATGCTACCAAAAAGAACCTTGGCATGACCACCTACGACTCGCTAGTGGTCCATGAGATTGCCTTTCCGGACGAGCTGTACTTCAACCGGGACTTCCTGATGACCATTTTCGACGTCTTCGGCTATGTGGCCCAGCACATGCACATGCCGCGGGTGAGCTTCATCGCCCTAAGCTCCGTGGACCAGGAGGCCACTAGTCTGATCGAGTACGACGAGATCGGGCGGACCATCTACTCGATCTACAAGGTGGGCAATACGCGGCCCTTCGATATCCTGCGCGAACTGGACGAGATGTACGCGCTGCTCTACGAACTGCCCGTCAGTCCAATTCTGAAGTACGTCGAAATGCCCGGATTCGAGGAGTTTCACGAGGCCTTGGATGCCAAAATGGCCAAGGAGGCTGCCGAAAAGCGACACGACGACGAGTTTTGA
- the LOC108059407 gene encoding uncharacterized protein isoform X1 yields the protein MDDIRTLRFDIQWDVFEGMQIVDINSKYYDMVIEFMWSQSFLKSLVYESLGLFDLPDMKETYSKYVRHILRNECSVMMISEDETQIKAVGLLEWMTEEWHSWVFFPSSMPRNLFQQIIMMKKKLIDATKKNLGMTTYDSLVVHEIAFPDELYFNRDFLMTIFDVFGYVAQHMHMPRVSFIALSSVDQEATSLIEYDEIGRTIYSIYKVGNTRPFDILRELDEMYALLYELPVSPILKYVEMPGFEEFHEALDAKMAKEAAEKRHDDEF from the exons ATGGACGATATCCGCACTTTGCGATTCGACATTCAGTGGGATGTTTTCGAGGGAATGCAAATAGTTGACATCAACTCAAA gtactACGACATGGTGATCGAGTTCATGTGGTCTCAATCGTTTCTGAAAAGCCTGGTCTACGAGAGTCTGGGACTGTTCGATCTGCCGGACATGAAGGAGACATATTCTAA ATATGTGCGGCACATTCTGCGAAACGAGTGTTCGGTGATGATGATCAGTGAGGACGAGACGCAGATAAAGGCAGTGGGCCTGCTCGAATGGATGACGGAGGAGTGGCACTCCTG GGTTTTCTTTCCCTCCTCGATGCCCCGGAATCTCTTCCAGCAGATCATAATGATGAAGAAGAAGCTTATCGATGCTACCAAAAAGAACCTTGGCATGACCACCTACGACTCGCTAGTGGTCCATGAGATTGCCTTTCCGGACGAGCTGTACTTCAACCGGGACTTCCTGATGACCATTTTCGACGTCTTCGGCTATGTGGCCCAGCACATGCACATGCCGCGGGTGAGCTTCATCGCCCTAAGCTCCGTGGACCAGGAGGCCACTAGTCTGATCGAGTACGACGAGATCGGGCGGACCATCTACTCGATCTACAAGGTGGGCAATACGCGGCCCTTCGATATCCTGCGCGAACTGGACGAGATGTACGCGCTGCTCTACGAACTGCCCGTCAGTCCAATTCTGAAGTACGTCGAAATGCCCGGATTCGAGGAGTTTCACGAGGCCTTGGATGCCAAAATGGCCAAGGAGGCTGCCGAAAAGCGACACGACGACGAGTTTTGA
- the sens-2 gene encoding zinc finger protein sens, with the protein MDVAKMQATSGQHLLHPAAPPAHQHHLPLDYSLGNFKPAIAADFPGSFLTSQQSSSASNSASNSAASSASLQVRDLSALTAMATIPSPTQLLHQRIQMSADAALGHHQQQPAHNSNPPQPQMPPASTSPHEYAPMSAFKAVLPKKRNSDDASLAFSISRLVKTEQLTAMAAAAVGLKPPTSLEDNNNSISMLSKNQQMHQQHQQQQQQQQPHLPQRSKPAFISASEKLRRQSRSRSRSRSRSPCSSQIDMDDTESHHSLHSRSRSRSRSHSRSRSHSSSSSVELEVDSPPGSPRISSPSGTSASASELLITANGGGRSIGSKKSDLFSVSALLRRDEPPARRTPRSPPLGHLAASGLAMPFNPLEAMRQGYPPNYDAAMFQRPLFSPALPFFAAVAFHQGQQQQQQQQQQSGLGAGYHPDSQENLFRLRSLMVPLQSAGQNNSSAAAAAAAAAAAAVGVGVGVGVPPNGGHLGLPHSPHLHHFHHMAAKWPGLHQFSDLYSCMKCEKMFSTPHGLEVHSRRTHHGKKPYACELCNKTFGHEVSLSQHRAVHNVEKVFECKQCGKRFKRSSTLSTHLLIHSDTRPYPCNYCGKRFHQKSDMKKHTYIHTGEKPHKCQVCGKAFSQSSNLITHSRKHTGYKPFSCKLCHKAFQRKVDLRRHKETQHTDLRVHLGKVDFMSAAAAAAASAELAGSVPAGVSAGNQGASAVNSAGAPPMGALNCQKVSLLV; encoded by the exons ATGGACGTGGCCAAAATGCAAGCCACTTCCGGTCAGCATCTACTGCATCCGGCTGCACCGCCCGCCCACCAACACCACCTGCCCCTTGACTACAGTTTGGGCAACTTTAAGCCAGCCATTGCGGCGGACTTTCCCGGCTCCTTCCTCACCAGCCAGCAATCCTCGTCGGCCTCAAATTCCGCTTCGAattccgccgcctcctccgcctcgcTGCAGGTGAGGGATCTCAGCGCCCTGACGGCCATGGCCACGATACCCTCGCCCACGCAGCTGCTCCACCAGCGCATCCAGATGTCCGCGGACGCGGCGTTGGGCCACCACCAACAGCAGCCAGCCCACAATTCCAATCCTCCGCAGCCGCAGATGCCGCCGGCCTCCACATCGCCGCACGAATATGCGCCCATGTCCGCCTTCAAAGCGGTGCTCCCAAAGAAGCGAAACTCCGACG ATGCCTCGCTAGCGTTTAGCATAAGCAGACTGGTCAAGACTGAACAACTGACGGCCATGGCGGCGGCGGCCGTTGGCCTGAAGCCCCCAACTTCCCTGGAGGACAACAACAACTCAATCTCGATGCTGAGCAAAAACCAGCAGATGcaccagcaacaccaacagcaacaacagcagcagcaaccgcaTCTTCCCCAGCGCTCCAAGCCGGCCTTCATCAGCGCCAGCGAGAAGCTGCGCCGTCAGTCGCGATCCCGCTCCAGGTCGAGATCCAGGAGTCCCTGCTCCTCGCAAATCGACATGGATGATACGGAATCGCACCATTCCCTGCACTCCCGCTCGCGATCCCGTTCCCGCTCCCATTCCCGCTCCCGCTCCCACTCGAGCAGTTCGTCCGTGGAGCTGGAGGTGGACTCGCCGCCCGGCAGTCCGAGGATCAGCTCACCCAGCGGCACCTCTGCATCCGCCTCCGAACTGCTGATCACGGCCAATGGCGGTGGTCGTAGCATAGGATCCAAGAAGTCGGACCTCTTCTCCGTCTCCGCTCTCCTTCGACGGGACGAACCGCCGGCGAGACGGACGCCCCGCAGCCCGCCGCTCGGACATCTGGCGGCCAGTGGACTGGCCATGCCCTTCAATCCGCTGGAGGCGATGCGACAGGGCTATCCGCCCAACTACGATGCGGCCATGTTCCAGCGACCGCTCTTCTCGCCCGCCCTGCCCTTCTTCGCCGCCGTCGCCTTTCACCAaggtcagcagcagcagcaacagcaacaacagcaatccGGTCTGGGAGCAGG CTACCATCCGGATTCGCAGGAAAATCTCTTCCGTCTGCGGAGTCTGATGGTGCCGCTCCAATCCGCCGGACAGAACAACTCctcggcggcagcggcggcggcagcagctgcGGCAGCGGCCGTTGGCGTGGGCGTGGGTGTGGGCGTGCCACCTAACGGCGGTCATCTAGGCCTGCCCCACTCGCCCCACCTGCACCACTTCCACCACATGGCCGCCAAGTGGCCGGGGCTGCACCAATTCAGCGACCTGTACTCGTGCATGAAGTGCGAGAAGATGTTCTCCACGCCCCACGGCCTCGAGGTCCACTCCCGCCGGACGCACCACGGCAAGAAGCCCTACGCCTGCGAGCTCTGCAACAAGACCTTCGGCCACGAGGTCAGCCTCAGCCAGCACAG GGCGGTGCACAACGTGGAGAAGGTGTTTGAGTGCAAGCAGTGCGGAAAGCGCTTCAAGCGCTCCAGCACCCTGTCCACCCACCTGCTCATCCACAGCGACACGCGGCCTTATCCCTGCAACTACTGCGGCAAGCGGTTCCACCAGAAGAGCGACATGAAGAAACACACCTACATTCACACAG GTGAGAAACCGCACAAGTGCCAGGTGTGCGGCAAGGCCTTCAGCCAGAGCTCCAACCTGATAACGCACTCCCGCAAGCACACCGGCTACAAGCCCTTCTCCTGCAAGCTGTGCCACAAGGCCTTCCAGCGAAAAGTGGACCTCCGGCGGCACAAGGAGACCCAACACACGGATCTGCGCGTTCACCTGGGCAAGGTGGACTTCATGTCGGCGGCGGCTGCAGCGGCGGCCTCAGCCGAACTGGCGGGCTCGGTTCCGGCCGGAGTCTCTGCAGGGAATCAGGGAGCCAGTGCGGTCAACTCGGCCGGAGCTCCTCCGATGGGGGCCCTCAACTGCCAGAAGGTTTCGCTACTGGTATAA